In a single window of the Terriglobus roseus genome:
- a CDS encoding Crp/Fnr family transcriptional regulator produces MQLRANSPIFRATPPMSLLFVTAGAVSVTTKLQDGATPEVASMGREGLLGYELLLGARSLTNGYLMLGEGSGVSVPRRHLETLFQEDNEFRMRILELALAQTSVTKQLTACSLTHEADQRLARWLLSTSHHLGSRTVSVTQELISMLLGVRRTTVSLISKRYEREGLTRTRRGVMTILDRDALSARSCECCRTLVALNSSIYGQHQDAWNASHHTDSFPAGPVVHGIPDELQAQR; encoded by the coding sequence GTGCAGCTTCGCGCGAATAGCCCAATCTTCAGAGCGACACCGCCGATGAGCCTGCTCTTCGTAACCGCTGGTGCGGTCTCCGTAACTACGAAGCTTCAGGACGGGGCTACACCGGAGGTAGCCTCCATGGGACGCGAAGGCCTTCTAGGCTATGAGCTGCTTCTTGGCGCCCGATCTTTGACCAATGGGTATCTCATGTTGGGGGAAGGCTCCGGCGTCAGCGTCCCGCGTCGACATCTGGAGACCTTGTTCCAGGAGGATAACGAGTTCCGTATGCGCATCCTGGAACTCGCATTGGCGCAGACCAGTGTCACGAAGCAGCTGACCGCCTGCAGCCTGACTCACGAGGCCGACCAACGGCTCGCCAGGTGGTTACTCTCCACATCTCATCATCTCGGTTCCCGCACAGTATCGGTGACGCAGGAGCTCATCAGTATGCTGCTCGGCGTCCGTAGGACAACAGTCTCACTAATCAGTAAGAGATATGAGCGTGAGGGACTGACACGCACCCGGCGCGGCGTGATGACGATCCTGGATCGCGATGCGCTGTCAGCCCGGAGCTGCGAATGCTGCCGGACACTCGTTGCTCTCAACAGCTCGATATACGGACAGCATCAGGATGCTTGGAATGCAAGCCATCATACGGACTCATTCCCGGCAGGTCCGGTCGTGCATGGAATTCCGGACGAGTTGCAGGCGCAGCGATGA